Proteins found in one Hyalangium gracile genomic segment:
- a CDS encoding diguanylate cyclase produces MMPESSATKRTPEGGRRAGPTGEYSDRTVLIVDDDPAHVQHVREGLAPHGYRFREARDGAQALSAIREHRPDLILMDVEMPGLGGVEVCRIIKANSGEGGFGFIPVILMTARQAAGKVEGLELGADDYLVKPFDMLELGARVKSMLRLKALQDALIEKNRELDRANKELARKREELLALSRTDPLTHLSNRRYFEERLEEEFARARRYRSPLSLVMLDIDYFKRINDTFGHPFGDEVLRAVAQVTRARLREVDLLARYGGEELIALLPETSPADALIACERVREAIEALQLEYQGLDGSKRTVRCTASLGVASIPSPTLQTSQDLLRAADECLYAAKGAGRNRVRQHEE; encoded by the coding sequence ATGATGCCGGAGAGCAGTGCCACCAAGAGGACCCCGGAGGGCGGCCGCCGAGCGGGGCCCACGGGAGAGTATTCGGACCGAACCGTCCTGATCGTCGACGACGATCCGGCGCACGTGCAGCACGTGCGGGAGGGCCTGGCCCCTCACGGCTACCGCTTCCGGGAGGCCCGGGACGGAGCGCAGGCGCTGTCCGCCATCCGCGAGCACCGGCCGGACCTCATCCTGATGGATGTGGAGATGCCCGGCCTGGGCGGCGTGGAGGTGTGCCGCATCATCAAGGCCAACTCGGGCGAGGGCGGCTTCGGCTTCATCCCCGTCATCCTCATGACGGCGCGCCAGGCGGCCGGAAAAGTCGAGGGGCTGGAGCTGGGCGCGGACGACTACCTGGTGAAGCCCTTCGACATGCTGGAGCTGGGCGCCCGGGTGAAGTCCATGCTGCGGCTCAAGGCGCTGCAGGACGCGCTCATCGAGAAGAACCGCGAGTTGGACCGGGCCAACAAGGAGCTGGCCCGCAAGCGCGAGGAGCTCCTGGCGCTCAGCCGGACCGATCCGCTCACCCACCTGTCCAACCGCCGCTACTTCGAGGAGCGGCTGGAGGAGGAGTTCGCCCGCGCCCGGCGCTACCGCTCGCCGCTGTCGCTGGTGATGTTGGACATCGACTATTTCAAGCGCATCAACGACACCTTCGGCCACCCGTTCGGGGACGAGGTGCTGCGCGCCGTGGCCCAGGTGACGCGGGCCCGGCTGCGAGAGGTGGACCTGCTGGCGCGCTACGGCGGCGAGGAGCTCATCGCCCTGCTGCCGGAGACGAGCCCCGCGGACGCGTTGATTGCCTGCGAGCGGGTACGCGAGGCCATCGAGGCCCTGCAGCTGGAGTACCAGGGCCTGGACGGCTCGAAGCGGACGGTGCGCTGCACCGCGTCGCTGGGGGTGGCCTCCATCCCCTCCCCTACCCTTCAGACCTCCCAGGACCTGCTACGCGCGGCCGACGAGTGCCTCTATGCGGCCAAGGGAGCAGGCCGCAATCGCGTTCGCCAGCATGAAGAGTGA
- the trmB gene encoding tRNA (guanine(46)-N(7))-methyltransferase TrmB encodes MARPRLLPDPVGLKFVKLEAPPDWDAEFGFSGPLELEIGSGAGGHALEYCRRNPHVRYVAFEWRKKYARDTQSRGEKLGLKNLRVIEADARAVVPRIFASGSLSAVHLQFPDPWWKRAHFKRAIIQPEFARLLLDRLAPGGRFDMRTDVEDRGRTMLAVLEEAGFVNPLGQGVFHPYDPEEVPSTRERRYLQSGEPVYRGRLVKPA; translated from the coding sequence ATGGCTCGTCCCCGCCTGCTGCCCGACCCGGTCGGCCTGAAGTTCGTCAAGCTCGAAGCCCCTCCGGACTGGGACGCGGAGTTCGGCTTCTCCGGGCCGCTGGAGCTGGAGATCGGCTCCGGCGCCGGCGGCCACGCCCTGGAGTACTGCCGCCGCAACCCCCACGTCCGCTACGTGGCCTTCGAGTGGCGCAAGAAGTACGCCCGCGACACCCAGTCGCGCGGCGAGAAGCTGGGGCTGAAGAACCTGCGCGTCATCGAGGCCGATGCCCGCGCGGTGGTGCCCCGCATCTTCGCCTCCGGCTCGCTTTCCGCCGTCCACCTCCAGTTCCCCGACCCGTGGTGGAAGCGCGCCCACTTCAAGCGCGCCATCATCCAGCCGGAGTTCGCGCGTCTGCTGCTGGACAGACTGGCCCCGGGAGGCCGGTTCGACATGCGCACGGACGTGGAGGACCGCGGCCGCACCATGCTCGCCGTGCTGGAGGAGGCCGGCTTCGTCAACCCGCTGGGGCAGGGCGTGTTCCATCCGTATGATCCGGAGGAGGTGCCCTCCACGCGCGAGCGGCGCTACCTCCAGAGCGGCGAGCCCGTCTACAGGGGGCGGCTCGTCAAGCCTGCCTGA
- a CDS encoding bifunctional riboflavin kinase/FAD synthetase, which yields MKVFHSVSEARELAGGAVALGNFDGVHVGHQALFAEALRHAPAAAVTFQPHPGKVLQPELAPKLITLLPRKLELFAAHGLTAAVVQPFTREYARTPAAAFEESLLDVLGARHVVVGSDFTYGAARAGTVATLRQAAAQRGAQVHVVSPVTVDGVVASSSKVREYILEGRVAAAQKLLGRPFDLDGTVVPGAGRGRGIGFPTANVDTQNELRPAPGVYAIRVRLSEDPPTQWRPAVANIGVKPTFGGSVVTIEAHLLDFQGDLYGRELRVQFLERLRAEQRFGSVAELAGQIKRDVESARTVIARADV from the coding sequence ATGAAGGTCTTCCACTCGGTGTCGGAGGCGCGGGAGCTGGCCGGCGGGGCCGTCGCGCTGGGCAACTTCGACGGTGTCCACGTGGGCCACCAGGCCCTCTTCGCGGAGGCGCTTCGCCACGCGCCCGCCGCCGCGGTCACCTTCCAGCCCCATCCGGGCAAGGTGCTCCAGCCGGAGCTGGCCCCCAAGCTCATCACCCTCCTGCCGCGCAAGCTGGAGCTGTTCGCCGCCCACGGCCTCACCGCCGCGGTGGTGCAGCCCTTCACCCGCGAGTACGCGCGCACGCCGGCCGCCGCCTTCGAGGAGTCCCTGCTGGACGTGCTGGGCGCCCGGCACGTGGTGGTGGGCAGCGACTTCACCTACGGAGCGGCGCGCGCGGGCACGGTGGCCACCCTGCGCCAGGCGGCGGCCCAGCGCGGCGCCCAGGTGCACGTGGTGTCGCCCGTCACCGTGGACGGGGTGGTGGCCTCCTCCAGCAAGGTGCGCGAGTACATCCTCGAGGGCCGGGTGGCCGCGGCGCAGAAGCTGCTCGGGCGGCCCTTTGATCTGGACGGCACGGTGGTGCCGGGCGCGGGCCGGGGCAGGGGCATCGGCTTTCCCACCGCCAACGTGGACACGCAGAACGAGCTGCGGCCCGCTCCGGGGGTCTACGCCATCCGCGTGCGGCTCTCGGAGGACCCGCCCACGCAGTGGCGCCCCGCCGTGGCCAACATCGGCGTCAAACCCACCTTTGGCGGCTCGGTGGTCACCATCGAGGCCCACCTGCTGGACTTCCAGGGGGATCTCTATGGCAGGGAATTGCGGGTGCAGTTCCTGGAGCGGCTGCGCGCCGAGCAGCGTTTTGGCTCCGTGGCCGAGCTCGCGGGCCAGATCAAGCGGGACGTTGAGTCTGCCCGGACGGTCATCGCCCGAGCGGACGTCTGA
- the pilB gene encoding type IV-A pilus assembly ATPase PilB, whose amino-acid sequence MSGRLGELLVRENLITVQALRKAQEESQKSGARIGTALIKTGAIEESKLTDFLSKQYGVPAINLKDFDIDPEIIKLVPKEVAEKHLVIPVNRAGPSLIVAMCDPSNIYAVDDLKFLTGYNIESVVASEISIREAIERYYAEKGPSLDAIVGELNDADIEVAKEEDDNIEEMAKAADDAPVVKLVNLILMDAIKKGASDIHVEPYEKDFRVRFRIDGSLYEVMRPPMKLRNAITSRLKIMAELDISERRLPQDGRIKIKMGGGKEMDFRVSVCPTLFGEKVVMRLLDKSNLQLDMTKLGFDPQPLAWFQEAINRPYGMVLVTGPTGSGKTTTLYSALSSLNQIDTNISTAEDPVEFNFAGINQVQMHEDIGLNFAAALRSFLRQDPDIIMIGEIRDFETGEIAVKAALTGHLVLSTLHTNDAPGTVSRLLNMGIEPFLVTASLNLILAQRLCRRLCKECKRPAADVDEKALIDAGVPPEKIGTFTMYEKVGCRECNDRGYRGRVAVYEVMPFWDGLKELVINGASASELKQEAIRLGMSSLRMSALAKMMDGVTTLEEVVGNTAPDRF is encoded by the coding sequence ATGTCCGGTCGACTTGGTGAACTGCTGGTCCGCGAGAACCTCATCACCGTGCAAGCGCTACGCAAAGCGCAAGAGGAGTCGCAGAAGAGCGGTGCGCGCATCGGCACGGCCCTCATCAAGACGGGGGCCATCGAGGAGTCCAAGCTCACGGACTTCCTGTCCAAGCAGTATGGCGTGCCGGCCATCAACCTGAAGGACTTCGACATCGACCCGGAGATCATCAAGCTGGTCCCCAAGGAGGTCGCCGAGAAGCACCTGGTCATCCCCGTCAACCGCGCCGGCCCGTCGCTCATCGTCGCGATGTGCGATCCGTCCAACATCTACGCGGTGGACGACCTGAAGTTCCTCACCGGCTACAACATCGAGTCGGTGGTGGCCTCGGAGATCTCCATCCGCGAGGCCATCGAGCGCTACTACGCGGAGAAGGGCCCCTCGCTGGACGCCATCGTCGGCGAGCTGAACGACGCGGACATCGAGGTCGCCAAGGAAGAGGACGACAACATCGAGGAGATGGCCAAGGCCGCGGACGACGCGCCGGTGGTCAAGCTGGTGAACCTCATCCTCATGGACGCCATCAAGAAGGGCGCGTCCGACATCCACGTGGAGCCGTACGAGAAGGACTTCCGCGTGCGCTTCCGCATCGACGGCTCGCTGTACGAAGTCATGCGCCCGCCGATGAAGCTGCGCAACGCCATCACCAGCCGTCTGAAGATCATGGCGGAGCTGGACATCTCCGAGCGCCGCCTGCCGCAGGACGGCCGCATCAAGATCAAGATGGGTGGCGGCAAGGAGATGGACTTCCGCGTCAGCGTGTGCCCCACGCTGTTCGGCGAGAAGGTCGTCATGCGTCTGTTGGACAAGTCGAACCTCCAGCTGGACATGACGAAGCTGGGCTTCGATCCGCAGCCGCTGGCCTGGTTCCAGGAGGCCATCAACCGTCCATACGGCATGGTGCTGGTGACGGGCCCCACGGGCTCCGGCAAGACGACGACGCTGTACTCGGCGCTCTCGTCGCTCAACCAGATCGACACCAACATCTCCACCGCCGAGGACCCGGTCGAGTTCAACTTCGCCGGCATCAACCAGGTGCAGATGCATGAAGACATCGGCCTGAACTTCGCCGCGGCGCTGCGCTCCTTCCTGCGTCAGGACCCCGACATCATCATGATCGGCGAGATCCGAGACTTCGAGACGGGCGAGATCGCGGTGAAGGCGGCGCTCACGGGCCACCTGGTGCTCTCCACGCTGCACACCAACGACGCCCCGGGCACGGTGAGCCGTCTGCTCAACATGGGCATCGAGCCCTTCCTCGTGACGGCCTCGCTGAACCTCATTCTGGCCCAGCGTCTGTGCCGCCGTCTGTGCAAGGAGTGCAAGCGCCCGGCGGCCGACGTGGACGAGAAGGCCCTCATCGACGCGGGCGTGCCCCCGGAGAAGATCGGCACCTTCACCATGTACGAGAAGGTTGGCTGCCGCGAGTGCAATGACCGTGGCTACCGTGGCCGCGTGGCCGTCTACGAGGTCATGCCCTTCTGGGACGGCCTCAAGGAGCTGGTCATCAACGGCGCCTCGGCCAGCGAGCTCAAGCAGGAGGCCATCCGCCTCGGAATGAGCTCCCTGCGCATGTCCGCCCTGGCGAAGATGATGGACGGCGTCACCACGCTCGAAGAGGTGGTGGGCAACACCGCTCCGGACCGCTTCTAG
- a CDS encoding type IV pilus twitching motility protein PilT produces MANLHQLLKAMVEKGASDLHITTGSPPQLRVDGELVPLKTAPLTPVETKQLCYSILTDAQKHKFEEDNELDLSFGVKGLSRFRANIYMQRGAVAGAFRTIPFKILTFAELGLPPVVAELVKRPRGLILVTGPTGSGKSTTLASMIDKINTERHEHIMTIEDPIEYLHPHKNCLVNQREVGADTRNFKTALKYILRQDPDVVLVGELRDLETIEAALTIAETGHTCYATLHTNSAVQTINRVLDVFPPYQQPQVRAQLSFVLEGVMSQSLVAKAGGPGRVLALEVMVPTPAIRNLIREDKVHQVYSSMQVGQAKYGMQTFNQALAALLARRLISQEEAFGRSSDPEELRNILAGSVPGGAPQRPGGGAPGR; encoded by the coding sequence GTGGCAAACCTGCACCAGCTTCTGAAGGCGATGGTCGAGAAGGGCGCTTCCGACCTCCACATCACCACTGGCTCCCCGCCGCAGCTCCGCGTGGACGGAGAGTTGGTGCCGCTGAAGACGGCGCCCCTCACGCCGGTGGAGACCAAGCAGCTCTGCTACTCGATCCTCACGGACGCCCAGAAGCACAAGTTCGAGGAGGACAACGAGCTGGACCTGTCCTTCGGCGTGAAGGGCCTGTCGCGCTTCCGCGCCAACATCTACATGCAGCGCGGCGCGGTGGCCGGCGCGTTCCGGACCATTCCGTTCAAGATCCTGACGTTCGCCGAGCTGGGGCTGCCGCCGGTGGTGGCGGAGCTGGTGAAGCGTCCTCGCGGCCTCATCCTGGTGACGGGCCCCACGGGCTCGGGCAAGTCCACGACGCTGGCCTCGATGATCGACAAGATCAACACCGAGCGTCATGAGCACATCATGACGATCGAGGACCCGATCGAGTACCTGCACCCGCACAAGAACTGCCTGGTGAACCAGCGCGAGGTGGGCGCGGACACGCGCAACTTCAAGACGGCGCTCAAGTACATCCTGCGTCAGGACCCGGACGTGGTGCTGGTGGGCGAGCTGCGAGACCTGGAGACCATCGAGGCGGCGCTCACCATCGCGGAGACGGGCCACACCTGCTACGCCACGCTGCACACCAACAGCGCGGTGCAGACCATCAACCGCGTGCTGGACGTGTTCCCGCCGTACCAGCAGCCGCAGGTGCGCGCCCAGCTCTCCTTCGTGCTCGAGGGCGTGATGAGCCAGTCGCTGGTGGCCAAGGCGGGCGGCCCCGGCCGCGTGCTGGCGCTGGAGGTGATGGTGCCCACGCCCGCTATCCGCAACCTCATCCGCGAGGACAAGGTGCACCAGGTGTACTCCTCGATGCAGGTCGGCCAGGCCAAGTACGGCATGCAGACCTTCAACCAGGCCCTGGCGGCGCTGTTGGCGCGGCGGCTGATCAGCCAGGAAGAGGCCTTTGGCCGCTCGAGTGATCCCGAGGAGTTGCGCAACATCCTGGCGGGCAGTGTTCCCGGTGGTGCCCCGCAGCGGCCAGGCGGCGGAGCCCCCGGCCGTTAG
- a CDS encoding type II secretion system F family protein → MAAPAQKQAIQKKTTQWLWEAKTKGGETKKGEMEAGDAEAVNARLKSLGLNPVKVKKKPYEININIGSGVTGKDILVFTRQFATMIDAGLPLVQCLDILGSQMDNPAFKRVVFAIKGKVEQGSTFADALKEHPKVFDELFVQLCAAGEVGGILDTILNRLAAYREKAEKLKRKVKSAMTYPAIVILVAIGVTALLLLKVTPVFAKMFADFGSALPAPTQFVVDMSEWLQNYIFHLLGSIGSVVFFFVYTYKNPKGRKILDKVMLKMPLFGPVIRKVAVARFTRTLGTMISSGVPILDALDVTAKTAGNRTVEEAIYYVRGKIAEGKNIAGPLLETGVFPSMVVQMIGVGEATGAMDAMLNKIADFYDDEVDTAVAGLTAMIEPLLMVFLGGVVGGFLIAMYLPIFSIAGAIK, encoded by the coding sequence ATGGCGGCACCAGCACAGAAGCAGGCAATTCAAAAGAAGACCACCCAATGGCTCTGGGAGGCCAAGACCAAGGGCGGGGAGACCAAGAAGGGAGAGATGGAGGCCGGTGACGCCGAGGCGGTCAACGCGCGCCTCAAGTCCCTGGGTCTCAATCCCGTCAAGGTCAAGAAGAAGCCTTACGAGATCAACATCAACATCGGCAGCGGAGTGACGGGCAAGGACATCCTCGTCTTCACCCGTCAGTTCGCGACGATGATCGACGCCGGCCTCCCGCTGGTGCAGTGTCTGGACATCCTGGGCAGCCAGATGGACAACCCCGCCTTCAAGCGCGTGGTGTTCGCCATCAAGGGCAAGGTGGAGCAGGGCTCCACCTTCGCGGACGCGCTCAAGGAGCACCCCAAGGTCTTCGACGAGCTCTTCGTGCAGCTGTGCGCCGCGGGCGAGGTGGGCGGTATCCTCGACACCATCCTCAACCGTCTGGCGGCCTACCGCGAGAAGGCGGAGAAGCTCAAGCGCAAGGTCAAGAGCGCGATGACCTACCCGGCCATCGTCATCCTGGTCGCCATCGGCGTGACGGCGCTGCTACTGCTCAAGGTGACGCCAGTGTTCGCCAAGATGTTCGCGGACTTCGGCTCGGCGCTGCCGGCACCCACCCAGTTCGTGGTGGACATGTCCGAGTGGCTGCAGAACTACATCTTCCACCTGCTGGGCAGCATCGGCTCGGTCGTCTTCTTCTTCGTCTACACCTACAAGAACCCGAAGGGTCGGAAGATCCTGGACAAGGTGATGCTGAAGATGCCGCTGTTCGGGCCCGTCATCCGCAAGGTGGCGGTGGCGCGCTTCACCCGTACGCTCGGCACGATGATCTCCTCGGGCGTGCCCATCCTGGACGCGCTGGACGTGACGGCGAAGACGGCCGGTAACCGCACGGTGGAAGAGGCCATCTATTACGTCCGCGGGAAGATCGCCGAGGGTAAGAACATCGCCGGCCCGCTGCTGGAGACGGGCGTGTTCCCCTCCATGGTGGTGCAGATGATCGGCGTCGGCGAGGCGACGGGCGCCATGGACGCGATGCTCAACAAGATCGCCGACTTCTACGACGACGAGGTGGACACGGCCGTCGCCGGCCTCACGGCGATGATCGAGCCGCTGCTGATGGTGTTCCTGGGCGGCGTGGTGGGTGGCTTCCTCATCGCGATGTACCTGCCCATCTTCTCCATCGCCGGCGCCATCAAGTAG
- a CDS encoding two-component system sensor histidine kinase NtrB, with the protein MTSSRAAVLPPLPGEPELRVRLTWLTVFRTVATSLLLAVFALRLLASSPTSELSRQDTLGFVGIGTVYLLTLIYGLWLRRGQVGRVAAMVQVAGDVLIASGLVSITGGADSPFSFTYSLAVIAASILLSQRGAFVTAAACSGAYGAIVLTHLLRLSAHPPAAMVVRFSFTFASNVLAHFLIAVLAGYLSRQLLAAGGRLSASQADLKRLATLHEQILDSTPSGLLTCEEDGSVTFINRAALSILGLEEGAVSHRQVQELLPGLPGMERVPRSELKVETPKGPRILGLTLAPLEGTGRATRLIVFQDLTALRRAEDELRRADRLAALGTLAAQLAHEIRNPLAAMRGSAQMLAQDGSEDPGVSRLTAILLRESDRLSRLVEEFLRFARPPKPVRRGVELEQLVQETMEMLQTDPLSRGVELEMDLRPVSATVDPDQLRQVLLNLARNAFEAAGAGGRVRVSLAGEGGMARLCVWDSAGAIPESHLGRIFEPFFTTRSGGTGLGLATAYSIVRSHEGRLQVTSTPEAGTEFTVELPLAAEEVQGARASSG; encoded by the coding sequence GTGACATCCAGTCGAGCCGCGGTGCTCCCTCCGCTGCCGGGGGAGCCCGAGCTGCGCGTCCGGTTGACGTGGCTCACCGTCTTCCGGACCGTCGCGACCAGTCTGCTCCTGGCGGTGTTCGCGCTGCGGCTGCTCGCCTCGTCTCCCACGAGCGAGCTGTCGCGCCAGGACACGCTGGGCTTCGTCGGAATCGGGACGGTCTACCTCCTCACCCTCATCTACGGGCTGTGGCTGCGGCGAGGCCAGGTGGGCCGGGTCGCGGCGATGGTGCAGGTGGCGGGGGACGTGCTGATCGCCTCGGGCCTGGTGTCCATCACCGGCGGGGCGGACTCGCCGTTCAGCTTCACGTACTCGCTGGCCGTCATCGCCGCCTCCATCCTCCTGTCGCAGCGGGGGGCCTTCGTGACGGCGGCGGCGTGCTCGGGGGCGTATGGGGCCATCGTCCTCACGCACCTGCTGCGGCTGAGCGCGCATCCGCCCGCGGCCATGGTGGTGCGCTTCAGCTTCACCTTCGCCAGCAACGTCCTGGCGCACTTCCTGATCGCCGTGCTGGCCGGCTACCTCAGCCGGCAGCTGCTGGCGGCCGGTGGGCGGCTGTCGGCGAGCCAGGCGGACCTCAAGCGGCTGGCCACGCTCCACGAGCAGATCCTCGACAGCACGCCCTCGGGGCTGCTCACGTGCGAGGAGGACGGGAGCGTCACCTTCATCAACCGCGCGGCCCTGAGCATCCTCGGCCTGGAGGAGGGGGCGGTGAGCCACCGGCAGGTGCAGGAGCTGTTGCCCGGGCTGCCGGGGATGGAGCGGGTGCCGCGCTCCGAGCTGAAGGTGGAGACGCCGAAGGGGCCTCGCATCCTGGGGCTGACGCTGGCGCCGCTGGAGGGCACGGGCCGCGCCACGCGCCTCATCGTCTTCCAGGACTTGACGGCGCTGCGGCGCGCCGAGGACGAGCTGCGGCGGGCGGACCGGCTGGCGGCGCTGGGGACGCTGGCGGCGCAGCTGGCGCATGAGATTCGCAACCCGCTGGCGGCGATGCGCGGCTCGGCGCAGATGCTCGCGCAGGACGGCTCGGAGGATCCGGGGGTGTCGCGGCTGACGGCCATCCTGCTGCGCGAGTCGGACAGGCTCTCTCGGCTGGTGGAGGAGTTCCTGCGCTTCGCGCGGCCGCCGAAGCCGGTGCGCCGGGGGGTGGAGCTGGAGCAGCTCGTCCAGGAGACGATGGAGATGCTCCAGACGGATCCGCTCAGCCGGGGGGTGGAGCTGGAGATGGACCTGCGGCCGGTGTCGGCCACGGTGGATCCGGATCAGCTGCGGCAGGTGCTCCTCAACCTGGCGCGCAACGCCTTCGAGGCGGCGGGAGCGGGGGGGCGGGTGCGCGTGTCCCTGGCGGGGGAGGGAGGGATGGCGCGGCTGTGTGTGTGGGACTCGGCGGGGGCCATTCCGGAGTCACACCTGGGGCGTATCTTCGAGCCATTCTTCACCACGCGCAGTGGCGGGACGGGATTGGGGCTGGCTACGGCATACTCCATCGTGCGGTCGCACGAGGGCCGTCTCCAGGTGACGTCCACCCCCGAGGCGGGGACGGAGTTCACGGTGGAGCTGCCGCTGGCCGCGGAGGAGGTGCAGGGTGCACGTGCTAGTAGTGGATGA
- a CDS encoding sigma-54-dependent transcriptional regulator — protein sequence MREYLEMLLARVGYRVSIAGNEKAAIETLGAGGVDVVISDMKLGTGSGLNVLKAARALSAPPEVILITAFGTPAAAVEAMRAGAYDYICKPFDNEELKLLVQKALEKRGLREENRNLRRSLSGMRGLWVGDSPAMQEVWALVEKVAPSRTTVLITGESGTGKELVARALHLRSTRAGAPFTPVNCAALNEGVLESELFGHIKGAFTGAQTDRSGILVSAGEGTVFLDEIGEVPMSTQVKLLRVLQERRVKPVGSSTEVPFHARVVAATNKRLEAEVKAGRFREDLLYRLNVITVDLPPLRERTGDIPLLARHFLAQMREELGRPNLDFSPAAIQVLESYSFPGNVRQLQNIVERAATLADVDVLGPETLPSALRGEREPEQQAAGAVELPNGFSLERHLDDAERRYLLAALQRAGGVKTRAAELLGLSFRSFRYRAAKHGLGDREDGGDSGPA from the coding sequence ATGCGCGAGTACCTCGAGATGCTGCTGGCGCGGGTGGGCTACCGCGTGAGCATCGCGGGGAACGAGAAGGCGGCCATCGAGACGCTCGGGGCCGGTGGCGTGGACGTCGTCATCTCCGACATGAAGCTGGGGACGGGCAGCGGGCTGAACGTGCTGAAGGCCGCGCGGGCGCTGTCGGCGCCGCCAGAGGTGATTCTCATCACGGCGTTCGGGACGCCAGCGGCCGCCGTGGAGGCGATGCGGGCGGGCGCCTACGACTACATCTGCAAGCCCTTCGACAACGAAGAGCTGAAGCTGCTGGTGCAGAAGGCCCTGGAGAAGCGGGGGCTGCGCGAGGAGAACCGGAACCTGCGCCGCTCGCTGAGCGGCATGCGCGGGCTGTGGGTGGGAGACAGTCCGGCGATGCAGGAGGTCTGGGCGCTGGTGGAGAAGGTGGCGCCCAGCCGCACCACGGTGCTCATCACCGGCGAGAGCGGCACGGGCAAGGAGCTGGTGGCGCGAGCGCTCCATCTGCGCAGCACGCGCGCGGGCGCGCCGTTCACGCCCGTCAACTGCGCGGCGCTCAACGAGGGCGTGCTGGAGAGCGAGCTGTTCGGCCATATCAAGGGCGCCTTCACCGGGGCGCAGACGGACCGCTCGGGCATCCTGGTCTCGGCGGGGGAGGGCACGGTCTTCCTGGACGAGATCGGCGAGGTGCCGATGTCCACGCAGGTGAAGCTGCTGCGCGTGCTGCAGGAGCGGCGGGTGAAGCCGGTGGGCAGCTCCACGGAGGTGCCCTTCCACGCGCGCGTGGTGGCGGCCACCAACAAGCGGCTGGAGGCGGAGGTGAAGGCCGGCCGCTTCCGCGAGGACCTGCTCTACCGCCTCAACGTCATCACCGTGGATCTGCCGCCGCTGCGCGAGCGCACGGGGGACATTCCGCTGCTGGCGCGCCACTTCCTGGCGCAGATGCGCGAGGAGCTGGGGCGGCCCAACCTGGACTTCTCGCCGGCGGCCATCCAGGTGCTGGAGAGCTACTCCTTCCCGGGCAACGTGCGGCAGCTGCAGAACATCGTCGAGCGTGCCGCCACGCTGGCGGACGTGGACGTACTGGGGCCGGAGACGCTGCCCTCGGCGCTGCGCGGAGAGCGGGAGCCGGAGCAGCAGGCGGCCGGCGCGGTGGAGCTGCCGAATGGCTTCTCGCTGGAGCGCCACCTGGATGATGCGGAGCGGCGCTACCTGCTGGCCGCGCTGCAGCGGGCGGGCGGCGTGAAGACGCGAGCGGCGGAGCTGCTCGGGCTGAGCTTCCGTTCCTTCCGCTACCGGGCCGCCAAGCACGGCCTGGGAGACCGAGAGGACGGCGGCGACTCCGGTCCGGCGTAG
- a CDS encoding ABC transporter permease, which yields MRPFLALTLNGFREARRNRVTVVVGAFAFGLLVASTLLTNLSVSTFDRVLTDVGIGVMSIVLVLLAVFLSSGMLSREIERKTLFLIVSKPISRGLFLTARFAGNMLTLGVLLVAMGLLFFGQIALYGTVFTQAQLVAIFMLFFELLVLSSIGFAMSSFSSQMVSATVTIGAYFAGHLGGDIYEMSRKADSPLLQWVGKGVYYALPNLSRLNYRVQATYELPTPFSELAPSMLYAVAYAAVMIGIAVILFSRRDFK from the coding sequence ATGCGGCCGTTCCTTGCTCTCACGCTCAACGGCTTCCGGGAGGCCCGCCGCAACCGCGTCACCGTGGTGGTGGGCGCCTTCGCCTTCGGGCTCCTGGTGGCCTCCACGCTGCTCACCAACCTGAGCGTCTCCACCTTCGACCGCGTGCTCACCGATGTGGGCATCGGGGTGATGAGCATCGTGCTGGTGCTGCTCGCCGTCTTCCTGTCCAGCGGCATGCTGAGCCGGGAGATCGAGCGCAAGACGCTCTTCCTCATCGTCTCCAAGCCCATCTCCCGCGGGCTGTTCCTCACCGCGCGCTTCGCCGGCAACATGCTGACGCTGGGAGTGCTGCTGGTGGCCATGGGGCTGCTCTTCTTCGGGCAGATCGCCCTCTATGGGACGGTCTTCACCCAGGCCCAGCTCGTCGCCATCTTCATGCTCTTCTTCGAGCTGCTGGTGCTCAGCAGCATCGGCTTCGCGATGTCCAGCTTCTCCAGCCAGATGGTGTCCGCCACGGTGACGATCGGCGCGTACTTCGCCGGCCACCTGGGCGGCGACATCTACGAGATGTCGCGCAAGGCCGACAGCCCCCTGCTCCAGTGGGTGGGCAAGGGCGTCTACTACGCGCTGCCCAACCTCTCGCGGCTCAACTACCGCGTCCAGGCCACGTACGAGCTACCCACGCCCTTCTCGGAGCTGGCGCCCTCCATGCTCTACGCGGTGGCCTACGCCGCGGTGATGATCGGCATCGCCGTCATCCTCTTCTCGCGCCGCGACTTCAAGTAA